The following proteins come from a genomic window of Lolium rigidum isolate FL_2022 chromosome 5, APGP_CSIRO_Lrig_0.1, whole genome shotgun sequence:
- the LOC124653841 gene encoding uncharacterized protein LOC124653841, whose translation MDASQLQAFSRATLLGLVLASMVTLVPHGLSCLRGLLSVSLPSAASAIVTPKQCLFIFSNIIVVFLARESKLLSQNGARSSLDDELDALVRELAVFEPSIKENHAAAEETVGEERRVDEAAVLMSTQQLGQRETASTTLGMKEMPEEEGEEEASELPADELHRRVEDFIARFNMERQLEERTMVVCF comes from the coding sequence ATGGACGCAAGCCAGCTCCAGGCCTTCTCCAGGGCCACTCTTCTCGGCCTGGTCCTCGCCTCCATGGTGACCTTGGTGCCGCACGGCCTCTCTTGCCTCAGGGGCCTCCTCTCCGTGTCGCTCCCTTCCGCCGCTTCGGCGATCGTCACGCCGAAGCAGTGTCTCTTCATCTTCTCcaacatcatcgtcgtcttcctcgccAGGGAGTCGAAGCTCCTCTCGCAGAACGGTGCTCGATCCTCCCTGGATGACGAATTAGATGCCTTGGTGCGCGAGCTTGCGGTTTTCGAACCGTCGATCAAGGAGAACCATGCCGCTGCAGAAGAGACCGTCGGAGAAGAACGAAGAGTTGACGAAGCAGCTGTACTCATGAGCACGCAGCAGCTGGGTCAACGTGAAACAGCATCGACTACTTTGGGTATGAAGGAGATGCCAGAAGAAGAGGGTGAAGAGGAGGCGTCGGAGCTGCCTGCTGACGAGCTGCACAGGAGAGTCGAAGACTTCATCGCCAGGTTCAACATGGAGAGGCAGCTCGAGGAGAGGACGATGGTCGTGTGCTTCTAG